From a single Kitasatospora sp. NBC_00458 genomic region:
- a CDS encoding glycoside hydrolase family 18 chitinase encodes MRRRRISLPLLAAGTLLVPLLAAALPATIANARSAEAVAGSATATFAKGSDWGTGYDASYTITNGSSAPLNGWTLEFDLPTGNTVAGLWNATYTTSASHVTVKNPGWASTLPVGGTYNVGFNIAYSGAYKPLLNCKLNGQPCDGTGGGDQTAPTVPGSLQAGDITQTSVGLTWTASTDNVAVTGYDVYRDGTKVATTDGATTAATVQGLTAGTAYQFTVQAFDAAGNRSAAAGPVSATTLPPVEDKQAPTTPGTPTVTGSDANSVSLTWAASTDNVGVTAYDVYTGSTLAATVTGAGATVGNLAPDTEYTFTVKARDAAGNVSPASGPVTGKTKPGGSNPGTLKIGYFTQWSIYARGYSVKQLDTSGSAGRLTTLNYAFANIHPSTKQCFITNKAAGPDNDPNAGDGAGDAWADFGKGWDAGSSVAGTTDTWDQKLAGNFNQLKQLKAKYPNLKIQISLGGWSYSKWFSDAAATDASRKALVSSCIDMYIKGNLPVIDGRGGAGSAAGIFDGIDLDWEWPNSDGHTGNIFRPADKANYTLLAQEFRRQLDALGATTAKHYTLSAFLPADPAKITAGIDIPGLFGAFDFATIQGYDYHGGWEMVTNQQSAIKVAAGDPNPPARQFSSEIAIGAYVNGGAPKSKLTLGIPFYGRGWTGVPRGTTNGLFQTATGPGPGTYEAGFEDYKKLKQMATSGGYTIYRDPVAGYAYIYNGSVFYSYDDPTEIARKTAWIKSQGLAGAMIWAFDGDTPNGELMAAVDNGLK; translated from the coding sequence ATGCGCAGACGTCGGATCAGCCTGCCGCTGCTCGCAGCCGGGACACTGCTCGTCCCGCTGCTCGCCGCCGCCCTCCCTGCCACCATCGCCAACGCCCGCTCGGCCGAGGCCGTCGCCGGGTCCGCCACCGCGACCTTCGCCAAGGGCAGCGACTGGGGCACCGGCTACGACGCCAGTTACACCATCACCAACGGTTCCAGCGCCCCGCTGAACGGCTGGACGCTGGAGTTCGACCTGCCCACCGGCAACACCGTGGCCGGCCTCTGGAACGCGACGTACACCACCTCGGCCTCCCACGTCACGGTGAAGAACCCCGGCTGGGCGTCGACCCTGCCGGTCGGCGGCACCTACAACGTCGGCTTCAACATCGCCTACTCGGGTGCCTACAAGCCCTTGCTGAACTGCAAGTTGAACGGTCAGCCGTGTGACGGCACCGGCGGCGGGGACCAGACCGCGCCGACCGTCCCGGGCAGCCTCCAGGCGGGCGACATCACCCAGACCTCGGTCGGCCTGACCTGGACGGCGAGCACCGACAACGTCGCCGTCACCGGCTACGACGTCTACCGTGACGGCACCAAGGTGGCCACCACCGACGGCGCCACCACGGCCGCCACCGTGCAGGGCCTGACCGCCGGCACCGCCTACCAGTTCACCGTCCAGGCCTTCGACGCGGCGGGCAACCGCTCGGCGGCGGCCGGGCCGGTCAGTGCCACCACCCTGCCGCCGGTCGAGGACAAGCAGGCGCCGACCACCCCGGGCACCCCCACGGTGACCGGCTCGGACGCCAACTCGGTCTCGCTGACCTGGGCCGCCAGCACCGACAACGTCGGCGTCACCGCCTACGACGTCTACACCGGCAGCACGCTGGCCGCGACCGTCACCGGCGCCGGCGCCACCGTCGGCAACCTGGCGCCCGACACCGAGTACACCTTCACGGTCAAGGCCCGCGACGCGGCGGGCAACGTCTCGCCCGCCTCCGGCCCGGTGACCGGCAAGACCAAGCCCGGCGGCAGCAACCCCGGCACGCTGAAGATCGGCTACTTCACCCAGTGGAGCATCTACGCCCGCGGGTACAGCGTGAAGCAGCTCGACACCTCGGGCTCGGCGGGCCGACTCACCACGCTCAACTACGCCTTCGCCAACATCCACCCCAGCACCAAGCAGTGCTTCATCACCAACAAGGCGGCCGGGCCGGACAACGACCCGAACGCGGGTGACGGCGCCGGTGACGCCTGGGCCGACTTCGGCAAGGGCTGGGACGCGGGCAGCTCGGTGGCCGGCACCACCGACACCTGGGACCAGAAGCTGGCCGGCAACTTCAACCAGCTGAAGCAGCTCAAGGCCAAGTACCCCAACCTCAAGATCCAGATCTCGCTGGGCGGTTGGTCGTACAGCAAGTGGTTCTCCGACGCGGCCGCCACCGACGCCTCCCGCAAGGCGCTGGTCAGCTCCTGCATCGACATGTACATCAAGGGCAACCTGCCGGTGATCGACGGCCGCGGCGGTGCGGGCAGCGCTGCCGGCATCTTCGACGGCATCGACCTCGACTGGGAGTGGCCGAACTCCGACGGGCACACCGGGAACATCTTCCGGCCCGCCGACAAGGCCAACTACACCCTGCTGGCACAGGAGTTCCGCCGCCAGCTGGACGCGCTCGGCGCCACCACCGCCAAGCACTACACGCTGAGCGCCTTCCTCCCGGCCGACCCGGCGAAGATCACCGCCGGCATCGACATCCCCGGCCTGTTCGGCGCCTTCGACTTCGCCACCATCCAGGGCTACGACTACCACGGCGGCTGGGAGATGGTCACCAACCAGCAGTCCGCGATCAAGGTCGCGGCCGGCGACCCGAACCCGCCCGCACGGCAGTTCAGTTCCGAGATCGCGATCGGCGCGTACGTGAACGGCGGCGCCCCGAAGAGCAAGCTCACACTGGGCATCCCGTTCTACGGCCGGGGCTGGACGGGCGTGCCGCGCGGCACCACCAACGGCCTCTTCCAGACCGCGACGGGCCCCGGCCCGGGCACCTACGAGGCCGGGTTCGAGGACTACAAGAAGCTCAAGCAGATGGCCACCAGCGGTGGTTACACCATCTACCGGGACCCGGTGGCCGGCTACGCCTACATCTACAACGGCTCGGTCTTCTACAGCTACGACGACCCGACCGAGATCGCCCGGAAGACCGCCTGGATCAAGTCCCAGGGGCTGGCCGGTGCGATGATCTGGGCCTTCGACGGTGACACGCCCAACGGCGAGCTGATGGCCGCGGTGGACAACGGCCTGAAGTAA
- a CDS encoding TetR/AcrR family transcriptional regulator, translated as MDERREQLIAVALELFSLRPPEEVSIDDIAAAAGASRPLVYHYFPGKQALYEESLRRAGRELAARFEEPAEGPLSERLHRVMGRYLDFVQSHGPGFAALLRGGSVAASTNTSAVIDEVRRAAHDQILGHLALPSPGPGLRLTVRAWIANAEITSLEWLADRSVPLEELQLHLVQEFVAALTLTAAREPALAAELAGFFADERPDGPTGLLVRDLAGLFAVPGLAEAVTALAVAPDAPPPAGEEPPAGASPADGPTDGPTGGLPGGLPDGPTGGPGR; from the coding sequence GTGGACGAGCGGCGCGAGCAGCTGATCGCGGTCGCGCTGGAGCTGTTCAGCCTCCGTCCGCCGGAGGAGGTGTCGATCGACGACATCGCGGCCGCCGCCGGCGCCTCCCGGCCGCTGGTCTACCACTACTTCCCGGGCAAGCAGGCCCTGTACGAGGAGTCGCTGCGGCGCGCGGGCCGGGAGCTGGCGGCCCGGTTCGAGGAGCCCGCTGAGGGCCCGCTGTCCGAACGCCTCCACCGGGTGATGGGCCGCTACCTGGACTTCGTGCAGAGCCACGGCCCCGGCTTCGCAGCACTGCTGCGCGGCGGCTCGGTGGCGGCCAGCACCAACACCTCCGCGGTGATCGACGAGGTCCGGCGGGCCGCGCACGACCAGATCCTCGGCCACCTGGCGCTCCCCTCCCCCGGGCCTGGCCTGCGGCTGACCGTCCGGGCCTGGATCGCCAACGCCGAGATCACCTCGCTGGAGTGGCTGGCGGACCGCTCGGTGCCCCTGGAGGAGCTCCAGCTGCACCTGGTGCAGGAGTTCGTCGCCGCGCTGACCCTGACCGCCGCCCGGGAGCCCGCGCTCGCCGCCGAGCTGGCCGGCTTCTTCGCCGACGAGCGCCCGGACGGCCCGACCGGGCTGCTGGTCCGCGACCTGGCCGGGCTGTTCGCCGTTCCGGGCCTCGCCGAGGCGGTCACCGCCCTGGCCGTCGCACCCGACGCCCCGCCCCCCGCCGGTGAGGAGCCCCCCGCCGGAGCGTCCCCCGCCGACGGGCCGACCGATGGGCCGACCGGCGGACTCCCCGGCGGACTCCCCGACGGGCCCACCGGCGGGCCGGGCCGCTGA
- a CDS encoding terpene synthase family protein, with amino-acid sequence MSDDTSLQIPFPHRRSPHGPYATELHRAWLTRHPLLPDPTHPSYAHWDVVDLAALGYPDTGPEELALAADLMGFYFLFDDQFDGPLGRRPTEVAPICDRLIDVLHGARPRQDSAVETAFADLWERSARGMPARWQARAAYNWEWYLASHPAEAAGRISPRPPDRDGYLVLRRGTAAMETIFDMVERLGNFEVPPAVLHHPVLRQLRQLAADIPSLTNDVRSFPLEAPRGDVNNLVMIVQRERNCSAEEACAVVMEEAQLMVERCRGLYERLPDVHRELGLARVERLLAQRYADGLVTWLAGYLSWERRTGRYQSA; translated from the coding sequence ATGTCTGACGACACCTCACTTCAGATTCCGTTCCCGCACCGTCGCAGCCCGCACGGGCCGTACGCCACCGAACTGCACCGCGCCTGGCTCACCCGCCACCCGCTGCTGCCGGACCCCACCCATCCGTCGTACGCGCACTGGGACGTGGTCGACCTCGCCGCCCTGGGCTACCCCGACACCGGTCCCGAGGAACTCGCCCTGGCCGCAGACCTGATGGGCTTCTACTTCCTGTTCGACGACCAGTTCGACGGACCCCTCGGCCGCCGGCCCACCGAGGTCGCGCCGATCTGCGACCGGCTGATCGACGTCCTGCACGGCGCACGCCCCCGGCAGGACTCCGCCGTCGAGACCGCGTTCGCCGACCTCTGGGAGCGCAGCGCCCGCGGCATGCCCGCACGCTGGCAGGCGCGCGCCGCGTACAACTGGGAGTGGTACCTGGCCAGTCACCCCGCCGAGGCGGCCGGCCGGATCTCCCCGCGCCCCCCGGACCGCGACGGGTACCTGGTCCTGCGGCGCGGCACCGCCGCCATGGAGACCATCTTCGACATGGTCGAACGGCTCGGGAACTTCGAGGTGCCGCCGGCCGTCCTGCACCACCCGGTGCTGCGCCAGCTCCGCCAGCTCGCCGCCGACATCCCCTCCCTCACCAACGACGTGCGGTCGTTCCCGCTGGAGGCACCGCGCGGCGACGTCAACAACCTGGTGATGATCGTGCAGCGGGAGCGGAACTGCTCCGCCGAGGAGGCCTGCGCCGTGGTGATGGAGGAGGCGCAGCTGATGGTCGAACGCTGCCGGGGGCTCTACGAGCGGCTGCCCGACGTCCACCGGGAGCTCGGCCTCGCCCGGGTCGAACGGCTCCTCGCCCAGCGGTACGCCGACGGCCTCGTCACCTGGCTGGCCGGCTACCTGAGCTGGGAGCGCCGCACCGGCCGCTACCAGTCCGCCTGA
- a CDS encoding serine hydrolase domain-containing protein has translation MVEIWGETAEGFEPVRDAFAHNFREYGELGAAFALYVRGRKVVDLWGGDARPEVGGRPAPAVPWTADTAQVLRSVTKGLTAATALLLADRGQLDLDAPVAEYWPEFKAEGKERVPVRWLLSHQAGLPALDVPLRLEDVLTWERAAAAVAAQAPAWEPGTAHGYHPYTFGWLVGEVVRRVSGRTVGRYFAEEVARPLGLDLWIGLPSGAAPRVGRLVDLPAPVAARTGPSGLRLRPKQAVRDAYQDPTSLTARAFASVRPGVDLNDPAVQAAEIPGAGGIGTARSLARFYAALVGAADRHGGSGGTLPPLLGPEVLARAVGPVVSGPDRVLIVNSTFGLGFFRHGPTALMTSPAAFGHPGRGGSLGFADPDLGIGFGYVTNGMQPGVTGDIRSRTLIRAVRGCLGLS, from the coding sequence GTGGTGGAGATCTGGGGCGAGACGGCCGAGGGCTTCGAGCCGGTACGGGACGCCTTCGCGCACAACTTCCGGGAGTACGGCGAACTCGGCGCGGCCTTCGCGCTCTACGTGCGCGGCCGCAAGGTGGTCGACCTGTGGGGCGGCGACGCCAGGCCCGAGGTCGGCGGGCGGCCCGCGCCGGCCGTGCCGTGGACCGCCGACACCGCGCAGGTGCTGCGCTCCGTCACCAAGGGGCTGACCGCCGCCACCGCGCTGCTGCTGGCCGACCGGGGGCAGCTCGACCTGGACGCGCCGGTGGCCGAGTACTGGCCGGAGTTCAAGGCCGAGGGCAAGGAGCGGGTCCCGGTGCGCTGGCTGCTGTCGCACCAGGCCGGGCTGCCGGCGCTGGACGTGCCGCTGCGCCTGGAGGACGTGCTCACCTGGGAGCGGGCGGCGGCCGCGGTGGCCGCCCAGGCGCCCGCCTGGGAGCCGGGCACCGCGCACGGCTACCACCCGTACACCTTCGGCTGGCTGGTGGGCGAGGTGGTGCGGCGGGTGAGCGGCCGGACGGTCGGCCGGTACTTCGCCGAGGAGGTCGCCCGGCCGCTCGGCCTCGACCTGTGGATCGGGCTGCCGTCCGGCGCCGCGCCGCGGGTGGGGCGGTTGGTCGACCTGCCGGCGCCGGTGGCCGCCAGGACCGGGCCGAGCGGGCTGCGGCTGCGGCCCAAGCAGGCGGTCCGTGACGCGTACCAGGACCCGACCTCGCTGACCGCGCGGGCGTTCGCCTCGGTGCGGCCCGGGGTGGACCTCAACGACCCGGCGGTGCAGGCCGCCGAGATCCCCGGCGCGGGCGGGATCGGCACCGCCCGCTCGCTGGCCCGCTTCTACGCGGCGCTGGTCGGCGCGGCCGACCGGCACGGCGGCAGCGGCGGCACGCTGCCGCCGCTGCTCGGACCGGAGGTGCTGGCCCGCGCGGTCGGGCCGGTGGTCAGCGGCCCGGACCGGGTGCTGATCGTCAACTCCACTTTCGGGCTCGGCTTCTTCCGGCACGGCCCGACCGCGCTGATGACCTCGCCGGCCGCCTTCGGCCACCCGGGCCGGGGCGGTTCGCTGGGCTTCGCCGACCCGGACCTCGGGATCGGGTTCGGCTACGTGACCAACGGCATGCAGCCCGGTGTGACGGGGGACATCCGGTCCCGCACGCTGATCCGGGCGGTGCGGGGCTGCCTGGGGCTGTCCTGA
- the exaC gene encoding acetaldehyde dehydrogenase ExaC: MPVYLPPGQPGSVVSYRPRYEHWIGGRWAPPVLGQYFENPSPVTGEVFTEVARGTAEDIEAALDAAHAAAPAWGRTPPAERAQVLLRVADRIEHNLERLAVAESWENGKPVRETLAADLPLAVDHLRYFAGALRAQEGGLSQLDEDTVAYHFHEPLGVVGQIIPWNFPILMAVWKFAPALAAGNAVVLKPAEQTPASVLLLAELTADLLPPGVLNVVNGYGLEAGRPLASSDRIRKIAFTGETTTGRLISQYASGNLIPVSLELGGKSPNLFFADVAAERDAFYDKAVEGFAMFALNQGEVCTCPSRALVESAVYDRLLADGLERVRAMRQGNPLDTATQVGAQASAEQLRKILSYIEIGQAEGAKVLAGGERADLGGSLAGGYYVTPTVFEGVNGMRIFQEEIFGPVVAVTRFEDFDDAIALANDTLYGLGAGVWTRDGTTAYRAGRAIQAGRVWTNCYHAYPAHAAFGGYKNSGIGRENHKAVLEHYQQTKNLLVSYAQEAQGLF, translated from the coding sequence ATGCCGGTCTACCTGCCCCCGGGCCAGCCCGGATCCGTCGTCAGCTACCGCCCCCGCTACGAGCACTGGATCGGCGGCCGATGGGCGCCGCCGGTCCTCGGCCAGTACTTCGAGAACCCCAGCCCGGTCACCGGCGAGGTCTTCACCGAGGTCGCCCGCGGCACCGCCGAGGACATCGAGGCCGCCCTCGACGCGGCCCACGCCGCCGCCCCGGCCTGGGGCCGCACCCCGCCCGCCGAACGGGCCCAGGTCCTGCTGCGGGTCGCCGACCGGATCGAGCACAACCTGGAGCGGCTCGCCGTCGCGGAGAGCTGGGAGAACGGCAAGCCCGTCCGCGAGACCCTGGCCGCCGACCTGCCGCTCGCCGTCGACCACCTGCGCTACTTCGCCGGCGCGCTGCGCGCCCAGGAGGGCGGCCTCTCCCAGCTGGACGAGGACACCGTCGCCTACCACTTCCACGAACCGCTGGGCGTGGTCGGCCAGATCATCCCGTGGAACTTCCCGATCCTGATGGCGGTCTGGAAGTTCGCCCCGGCCCTGGCGGCGGGGAACGCGGTGGTGCTCAAGCCCGCCGAGCAGACCCCCGCCTCGGTCCTGCTGCTGGCCGAACTGACGGCCGACCTGCTGCCGCCCGGCGTGCTCAACGTGGTCAACGGCTACGGCCTGGAGGCCGGCCGCCCGCTGGCCTCCAGCGACCGGATCCGCAAGATCGCCTTCACCGGCGAGACCACCACCGGCCGGCTGATCTCCCAGTACGCCAGCGGCAACCTGATCCCCGTCTCCCTGGAGCTCGGCGGCAAGAGCCCCAACCTGTTCTTCGCCGACGTCGCCGCCGAGCGCGACGCCTTCTACGACAAGGCCGTCGAGGGCTTCGCGATGTTCGCCCTCAACCAGGGCGAGGTCTGCACCTGCCCGAGCCGGGCGCTGGTCGAGTCCGCGGTGTACGACCGGCTGCTCGCCGACGGCCTGGAGCGGGTGCGCGCGATGCGCCAGGGCAACCCGCTGGACACCGCGACCCAGGTCGGCGCCCAGGCCAGCGCCGAGCAGCTCCGCAAGATCCTCTCCTACATCGAGATCGGCCAGGCCGAGGGCGCCAAGGTGCTGGCCGGCGGCGAGCGGGCCGACCTCGGCGGCTCCCTCGCCGGCGGCTACTACGTGACGCCCACCGTCTTCGAGGGCGTCAACGGGATGCGGATCTTCCAGGAGGAGATCTTCGGCCCGGTCGTCGCCGTCACCCGCTTCGAGGACTTCGACGACGCGATCGCGCTCGCCAACGACACGCTGTACGGGCTCGGCGCCGGTGTCTGGACCCGTGACGGCACCACCGCCTACCGGGCCGGCCGCGCCATCCAGGCCGGCCGGGTCTGGACCAACTGCTACCACGCCTACCCGGCACACGCGGCCTTCGGCGGCTACAAGAACTCGGGCATCGGCCGGGAGAACCACAAGGCCGTCCTTGAGCACTACCAGCAGACCAAGAACCTGCTGGTCAGCTACGCGCAGGAGGCCCAGGGCCTGTTCTGA
- a CDS encoding spermidine synthase — translation MSTALPERDGFDAVVTLDRREGPFGEVVLRQRGRHYEIIANGCFLMDTADGRSERLLVQAALDELDRTGGVDRPAVLIGGLGVGFSLAYAAAEPRWGRIAVVERETAIIDWHRTGPLAAISAGALGDGRVEVLHTDLLEYLAAADGARYHALCLDIDNGPDWTVTDSNAGLYGADGLAVLRYRLEPGGVLAVWSAQPSPAFEEALRAAGFLDVVTHEIRVARGVPDVVHLARRAR, via the coding sequence ATGTCCACCGCACTGCCCGAACGGGACGGTTTCGACGCCGTCGTCACCCTCGACCGGCGCGAGGGCCCCTTCGGGGAAGTGGTGCTGCGGCAGCGCGGGCGCCACTACGAGATCATCGCCAACGGCTGCTTCCTGATGGACACCGCCGACGGGCGCTCCGAGCGGCTGCTGGTCCAGGCGGCGCTGGACGAACTGGACCGGACCGGCGGGGTGGACCGGCCTGCGGTGCTGATCGGCGGGCTCGGGGTGGGCTTCTCGCTGGCCTACGCGGCGGCCGAGCCGCGATGGGGGCGGATCGCCGTCGTCGAGCGGGAGACCGCGATCATCGACTGGCACCGGACCGGGCCGCTCGCGGCGATCTCGGCCGGCGCGCTGGGCGACGGGCGGGTCGAGGTGCTCCACACCGACCTGCTGGAGTACCTCGCGGCGGCGGACGGCGCGCGCTACCACGCGCTCTGCCTCGACATCGACAACGGACCCGACTGGACCGTCACCGACTCCAACGCCGGACTGTACGGCGCGGACGGGCTGGCCGTGCTCCGGTACCGGCTGGAGCCGGGCGGGGTGCTGGCGGTCTGGAGCGCGCAGCCGTCCCCGGCCTTCGAGGAGGCGCTGCGCGCGGCCGGGTTCCTGGACGTCGTCACGCACGAGATCCGGGTGGCCCGGGGCGTTCCGGACGTCGTGCACCTGGCCCGCCGCGCGCGGTGA
- a CDS encoding NUDIX hydrolase codes for MSNPAEELLDVVDEHDRVIRTATRGEVYREGLIHRCVFVLVRDPAGRIFVHRRTETKLFAPGAHDMFVGGVVGSGEAYGDAAVREAEEELGVEGIVPRPLFRFLFRGDGLSWWSDVYEAEWDGPVSPQESEVGWHAWLTPEELADRLARDEFVPDGREAYRRYLEHYAG; via the coding sequence ATGAGCAACCCTGCCGAAGAGCTGCTGGACGTCGTCGACGAGCACGACCGGGTGATCCGGACCGCCACACGGGGGGAGGTGTACCGGGAGGGGCTGATCCACCGGTGCGTCTTCGTGCTGGTCCGCGACCCGGCCGGGCGGATCTTCGTCCACCGGCGCACCGAGACCAAGCTGTTCGCCCCCGGCGCCCACGACATGTTCGTCGGCGGAGTGGTGGGCTCCGGCGAGGCGTACGGGGACGCCGCCGTCCGGGAGGCCGAGGAGGAGCTGGGCGTCGAGGGGATCGTCCCGCGCCCGCTGTTCCGGTTCCTGTTCCGGGGCGACGGCCTCTCCTGGTGGTCCGACGTGTACGAGGCCGAGTGGGACGGCCCGGTGTCGCCGCAGGAGTCGGAGGTCGGCTGGCACGCCTGGCTGACCCCGGAGGAGCTGGCGGACCGCCTGGCCCGCGACGAGTTCGTGCCGGACGGCCGCGAGGCGTACCGCCGCTACCTGGAGCACTATGCCGGGTGA
- a CDS encoding nuclear transport factor 2 family protein: MTIATAKLSDPTVRAAVTAINSGDRAAFVALLTPDATMSDDGNDRDLQDWIDREIFTSRGHMDVQSESDGGRALLANYSNETWGEMRTAWRFTVDGGRISRFETGQA, from the coding sequence ATGACCATCGCCACCGCCAAGCTGTCCGACCCGACCGTGCGCGCCGCCGTCACGGCGATCAACTCAGGCGACCGCGCGGCCTTCGTCGCGCTGCTCACGCCCGACGCGACCATGTCCGACGACGGCAACGACCGGGACCTGCAGGACTGGATCGACCGCGAGATCTTCACCAGTCGCGGTCACATGGACGTCCAGTCCGAGTCCGACGGCGGCCGCGCCCTGCTCGCCAACTACAGCAACGAGACCTGGGGCGAGATGCGCACCGCCTGGCGGTTCACCGTCGACGGCGGCCGGATCAGCCGGTTCGAGACCGGCCAGGCCTGA